Within the Phaseolus vulgaris cultivar G19833 chromosome 9, P. vulgaris v2.0, whole genome shotgun sequence genome, the region GCATTGCATTgatgaaatattattaagaaaatactTTCATAATGGACAATAATGACAATAATAGAGTGTTAGTGTTAATTGGTTTTCATGTTTTAACTCTAAAATTCTGATGTGAATAGAAGTCTCTGGCATGGTTGTGGCCGACATGCATGGTAGCACTGTGGTCCTATTGGGATTCTCTCAATCCACATTGTTCCTATTTTTGGTCAAAGAATGCATGTTctatctaatatatatatatataaaatctgAGTTACACTATTATTGGGCATTGAATGTGCATATAGAATTATTGGCTATGGAAACTCAAAGTGACAAAGGTATGTGAGTCACGTGTCACCTCTCCACTGGAGTGCTAATGCccattttccttttctctctctcatttATTCAAGAGTATAAACttaagttttttataaaattaaattaaatttaaaatttattttttaatataatattaaaaaatttaagtttattataactattttttaattttggtaaGGATGATTTTCTTTTGTGTATATTTCTGTTGACAAAGAACAAGACATGTGTATCTTATTCCTTTGCATGTATGTGCTatgtttaaatataattattatttttgttgtcattcattaactaaaatatgttaaaaaatctcactaaaaacattttataatatataaatgaatgtaaatatcatcttataaattaattttataaaattaaattagacttaaaaatcattaatatcACATCATTTCAGCATTGCATTACATGtaaaatcatgaaaaatataaaatcacaTTTAAAAAAGTGTTTTATGATAGATTTCCGACCAACTAAACATGTGCAATAGCTTTAATCATGTAAATAGCAACTTAAGGTAGAAGGATAAGAAAAATAAGTTATAAGTACGTCTTTTGTACTAAACTATAGTTTCTTAATGAAATCGTAGGTCTATCCAACAACTTAAATACATAAGTGTTAATCAAACAAATGTAAGGAGATTCTAGACTTTGACCTAAGTTAATTATTATCACTAAACTATTGAACTTTTTACTTCTATATGGTGATCCTCTTCTATAGTAAAAACAGTTGAAAAACAATTAAGGGCTTATCTCATAAAAGTGTTGAcaattattatagttattttataaaaaaaaatgagagtgCCACTCTTCAAGAGTATAAATATACGAAAAAATTTCAAGGTTATAAAGCCAATTACGTGTTTTGTTTTAACATTTACCTTCATATTggattgaaaattttacaatttctaaataatttaaattaatgtcACTTTAaatggtttaattttttaaatattttatttgaacaaaataatttaaatgtaataaattttaatccTCTCgtttagataaaatatttcagttattattaaatatacaaattatttaaatattaaataaatgttacTGATTctgaaatattaatattaataatttttttaactcttaacattattttttagtcaaagttcgtaaaaaaaaattccatctgatatatatacttttttttcttgattaatttaagttaatattatttttagttgatatCAATCATAATTATTTAGAATAACACCAATAAGGCTAGTTTAACGATGTTGGTGGTTAGAGGTTTTTGCCAACTTCTTTATCAACTTCAACTAAAAAATTTCCACCaattaatattactaaaaaataacATCTATGTCGTTAGCAAAAAAACCTTAATTCACATCaaccaaaaaataataatcccAATAATATCTTGATCTTAGTTAAATTGATTTACTCAAACCAATAGTCGAGTTAAgaagtaaataaaaaagaaagaaaaaacgtGAATTTaagaatacaaaaaaaaatcaaatttttattttctaagtgtaatttaaaattcaatccaattattcttaattttttctaaatttgttttactcaaacaacatattttattctaaattatttcaaaatttcagTATAAATAAATTATCCTTTTAAATTTTCCTCTTAAAAAGATACTATTCAAATTATCCTCTTAAATTTTCCATCCAGAGTGCATGGAACTGCTCTCAACATGATTGAACTTAACTCATAGATAATTATATACTTTTGAATATTCCCACGTAATTTCCCTAATCACAAACTTCATTATATACAAATACAGATACACTTTATATTTACTTACATTTACAACATTCAACCACAATAATTTAAACACGTACAACTAAAAAACATTTCTAATTAATTTTCTATACTTAAACTacttaaaaacatttttaacacaataatttaaaatatttaattttaagttttgttCTTAAGTTCACTGATAAAACCTTGTACTTTCATTAttcttatttgttttaaaaactagCAAAAAACATGCGTCATCGCacgtatttatatttttattaaactaatatatataatttaataattttatagttttattattttattagcaactaattaaaaaataataaaatttaattaatatatatatatatttaaaaaaaatattaaatatatttatgtcatttaaaatttatttagttattttgaaataaataaaaattattttattaattaaattatttttatttattaaagggTAAAGTTatccaattaaaaaataacaccaAAAATTAGTATCTCTTTATATAATGGtataacaacaacaataataataataatttagttatttgttttattcctcttattttcttataaaaacttattatatttatgaaagTGATAAATCTTTTGTATTAGTTTAGATATCTTAATCGCTAAAATTGCCCCAAACTATATTTCATAacgttaattttattttctaccagaactatatatataaattgaattattattgttaaaaaaacTTACTAATATAACTCTATAACGATGCTATATTTTATCTAATTCCAATTAAGTCTTAAGTTGTCATAAAAGTTATTAtaaagttatttatattttatcaaagttgtaataaaaaaaagaagttaTTCTCCTTTTAAGTGAAGTGGGCCGAAGTTCAATTGTAAGGATAAGAAGTTTTTCttttacttatttataaaaactttcctTCATGCATCCCCATCATTACTAAATGCACCCTCATGTtaataggaaaagaaaaaaatagccTATTCATTACACAATCGCACCGCTGTAGACAAATTGTTTTGGACGAAGCTATTATATATGTTCCAAAAAAATTGTtctagaaattttattttgaaaaacttgttcCAAAATGCTTGTTAAGAAACCTCATTTCAAAAGCTAATTCATGTGTTTCAAAATTTTTGTTATGAAATCTTGTTCCCAAAATCTTGTTCTGGAAGTCATGTTTTAGAAATTTCATAAATCttgttccagattattttttgaataGATAATTTGAATGTCATTTTTATAAACGATAAAATGGCTATTGTAGAAATTATGGGGGTGTAGTTAAAACTTATTGGGTGTAGGGATAAAAAGATAAGTTCATCAAGTGTGGTAAGAAAAtctctttccttttgttttaaGGCCATTAAACAAAAAAGCACTTTATCAATGGTAGCCCAAAATCTAATTTGTCTTTCATCATTTTACATAATGAAATAGATTGatataataatttgtaatatattttcttaagaCTTATATAATAATgtgtaaaaaattatacatctagttataacttttgtgtttggATTGTTCATTGTATTCCGGAATGCacaatctaatattttttttttatgttttgatttcttataattaattttgaatgctattaatttattttaaagagtcatttttgtattttaaatacacataatttatttaatacaatttttttttataatagtaaCAATATTCATCCAAAGTAAACACAATAAATCATGATAATATCTAATATGTTAatggttaatttttttataatattattattaaatttaaatacaaaatttaagtaCATTGGAAAAGTGTCGAAGAACTAAAAGTATGTCCCTGTCATGCTCTGTATAACACGTGGGCGTCTGTTATAAACAATCCCCTTATCTATGACACCACATGCTAACTATAATGCATTGCAGATTTCGTCCCATGCTAGAataccttatagagatttaaatgacttgattcaactttgcattaaagttgatttttttagaaaagaatcaagtcaaaaacaaagttcatgcTCTCTACCTTATGACAAGGGTGAGTTCCAAAGGGGGGTAgagcatataaaagaaacatctccaAAACCTTCCCATAACCTATCTAAATATGAGCACATCTCACAGACTTGAACTAGAGAAATCCAATGTTTTAAGTGTCTTGGTAGGGGTcatttagcatctcaatgttccaATAGAAGAACTATggtcttaagggacaaagatgaatatagtagccaagaaaaagaaactagtaagagtgaagaaaatgaggaTAAAATAAGTGAGAAAACCTATCCTTGTGAGGGTCAATTGCTCATGATTCAACGTAACCCTGACAATCGATCTAGTTCTCTATCTGATTCACAAAGAGAGAATGTATTTCATACatgtaaaattttagaaaatatgtgTTCTCTCATTATGGATAACGGGTCATGCTGTAATTGTTGTAGTACTAGACTGGTTGAAAAGTTAAATCTTCATATCATTCCCCATTCCAAACCTTTTAAGCTTCGATGTGGCTAACTGATGAAGGAGAATTGGCAGTTAACCAAGAAGTGAAGGTCGAGTTATTTGTAGGCAtctataaagataaaattttatgtgatgtagtgtctatggaaacttgtcatgtcttattgagacgacCATGGCAATCTGCTAAAAACTCCATGCATAATGGTTATACCAACGAGATTACCTtcacacatgaaaaaaataaatatattttttatccttCAACACCTTCTCAAGTGTTAGATGATCAAATAAGATTAAAACAGAAAGTAAAAACTGAAAAATCACTAGCTTTTCTAGAACAAAAGGTTGTGTGTAAAGAGTCTAGTAATAAAAATCTAGAACAAGGGTGGAAAaacttagaaaagaaaattttgtACTCCTCTCTAAAgaaatattgtgaaaagttgtcaaaaacaaaagaaaaacaagaagggcaacttaaaactgatttttatacaactgtTGAAACTAActgatttgatttgtttgatgagTCCAAAAAATGGTCATTTAATTCTGGAGGACGAGCATAGTTTTCAAAGCAGGGATAAGGCTGTTGTTCGAGATCAACCttgtagatctgaggacagatcctctcaagagggaggggatgatgacAAAGCCCCCAATCACACACAACCACATAATAAGGAAGATGAAGACCTAAAGgttgtttatgattttatttgCACATATGGATTTActtgggcttttgtttattttggtaGGTCCAATTAAGAGAACAACTCTAGGGTGAAAGAATGTACAAACATGTCCAAGAAGACCTCAAAGTCATCAAAACATAATCTAGAGCTTTGACCCGAAAAACACAAGAAGACTAAGTTTTTGCTAACTAGTCAACATAATTTTTGGGtcaagctttagcttaaataaattgtataaagttgacTAGGATTTCATAGGCCATGTATTGTGCCTagaagcataaaataattggacccATTTGGGCCAAGTAGCGTACGTTTTTTGGCTTGTATTTGGGTCAATAGTAAAATAGGTctagttagggttaaaagtgattagttagggtaacaattgaacttctttgagcccaatgtaaccctaaaacgTCTAGGTATATTAGAGAATGAAAATTACCTTGACATGAAGCACATGGGCGTCCACATGGCAGCCtaggagtggagaggatttagcatggaaagtgtgagctaaacatggaaaaCATGACTCCACATGGCACATTCTCATTGgatagttttattttgaattttcaaattttggctccaaaataTTCAACCTTCTCTCTTATAAATTGAGGTGTTTGACTCATGAATTAATAAGATCAAtatatgagtgaattgctgcccaagtttgcaagctttctcaCTCCCTTATCTAGACTCTCTAGGATGGAAACTTTGATCTTCTTTTTCacctctccaagtgatatggcccaaccaatcactctccccaCCTCTCATTCACCTTCAAGGAAACCATAGCTTTATTGGAGCCATCCTCGTCCGCTTCATCCATTTGCTTCTGCCATTCATCTCAAAATTCTAAGGAAATCAATCGATCATGAAGGCAACACCATCAACTACTCCAGAGAGAACTTTCAAGAATAAGTTGAAGAGTCATTTTGGCATCAATTTAGTACTCATTccaaaaatttaaagaattacaTAGCCAAACACTCTTACTTGTAGTGCTTCAGAAACCTAAGCTTGTGCCACAAGCTTCTAAAATCCTCTTCACTCGCACAATAACATGTGGCAACAATAACTTGACGAGTAAGCTTCATAATCCTTCTCATTCATGCAGTGACATGTGACAAGGATAACTTGAACCTAAGCTTCAAAATACTTTCCAATGATAAATGGATAAGTGCAAAAGAGATTTGGAGAGCAAACTATGTCACGCCTTTCTCAAGCTTCACATGTGGCGCAAATTCTCCATAATGAGGTGGACATGTGGTGCATACTTGGAGCCTTGCAAGGTTATAGGTAGACGTCCTAAATAACTTGGATACAAGGTCTAGGGTCCATAATCCTATACTACTTGGCtcaaaataaattcataaattactTTGTAAATTTTTTACAAATAAAGGTGGTAGCATCCTCTTCATCCGGTTGGAATTTTCTTGAGCATAGGTTGGAGTTGGTGGAAGCAAATGAAGGAGATGAGTCAAGGATAGCTCCATTGGAGCCATGGTTTCCTTGGAGTTGTCGTAAGGTGTGGGGAAAGTGATTGGTGAGGCCAAATCACTTGGAGAAGGTGAGAAGAGGCCAAAAGGTTTTATCCTAAAGAGGGTAGACAAGAGAGTTATAAGCTAGCAATTTGGTATAACACTCATATATTTGATCTATGTTGTCATGAGTCAAGCACCTCCATTTATAGGTGAAAGGACCGACAAAGGTTACAAGCATTTGGTGGGAAATTCAAGTACAAAAGCATTCAAAATTGCCGCATTCCTTGAGCCACACGGCAAAGATGAGTGAGGTGTGCACCATCTAACCTAATTAGGTCTAATGATTGGCTTAGGGTTTAATGTGGGTTGTAATCAAGCCCAATTATACAATAGGTAGGTTTTAGAAACCTAACCCTACTCTACCCAAGACCAAAATACAAGTTAAAATCTTATTATACTTTTAAGTAAGAAATTTAAATCCTATTCTAAATATTACACTAGGTTATGACACCTTCAAACATGTATAGGAGAGTGTCTCTGTCATCAGTAGCAGAGTCTCAATCTTCTTGAATTCTTTTGATCATTGTCCTAATGGTTGATCCTGAACTGAGACCTCTGTCATTAAGAGGTCTTGTAGTCTTGGttcttcaaaatctttaaaataatctcTTCAAATTGAACTTAGACCCAAAAGATTGTTTGAAGTCCCAAAAAGACTTAAAAATCACACccctaattatttataattaaatgataaccaaaactgttttataTTCTCCAATCCACAATCATTAAactcttaaaaataaataatttgtaacaaaaactataaataaatctTATGTTTTCTACCTTGTTCTAAAACATAATTGAATTCAGCAATCCAATTTCATAATTTGTTCTCATTCGTGAGTGTTTAATGAGTaacataattgttttttaaattcaattacAAACACGTGTATCAACAATACAAATAATTCACACATATCCATCCTAATTAACATGAGCTAACTCTGGTTAGATGAAAAAAGCTAGGACTTTATTTTTGTGACAGAGAAAgttatattttgaaaacaaatttattgaaTGTTAGAGTTGAACTTGTTAAACTTGGGTGTATATAAGAATGCATTAATTGGACATTCTAAAGTCTAAAGACAAGATTTAAAAAAAGAACATAAAACATAAAGGATTGAAAGTCCCGACAAACAACAGCAAGGATGGTGGAACAGCATAATATTCGAAAGGCAAACAATTCCTTAACGCGGTTATTAACCAACTTAAGAAAAAACAATGAATCATCCAACGTTAATGCCattattaaattcaaatttgaacTAAAGAAGCTGTTACTAATGATTGTCGAGATATATTAGTGATCGATGTGGGCCAAACCAAAACTGTTGAACGGCTTGGTTGAAATTGAAAGCAAACAAAGGTACAGCTAAACAATGGCAACACTCAAACGCATCCAAGGCAAATTCCTCCAACTCATCACCAAAGGCCAATTAACCTTctcaaaaccttttttttttcaaattaaataaatattgtaacaACAAAACGTGAATGCATGCATAATTCTAACTGGTTGGGCCCTGAAAGTTGCAGGTAGGCCCACTCTGTTGGGTACAGAGTGTAATAACACCGTTACATCCGGGCCGGGGCCCACATTCCTAGCTGGCACAGTCTGGTCTCTCTCTATAACTCCCTCTTTCCATTTCTCACTCTCTTCACATCAAATTCTCTCTTCTCTTTCAAATTTTGTTCATTCAGATCAAAGAAAGTGTCGCTGTTGAGTGTTGAGTTGCCTTAACCATGGCTGAAGAAGCTTCAAAGACAACCACAACTCAAGAGGAAGTGGTGGTCGCTGACGTGGCGCCTCCCGAGCCATGGGACACCAGCGTTGTTGTTTccgttgaagaagaagaagaagcaaaggcATCATCTGAGAAGGAGAACATTCCAGAAACTGCGACGGAGGTTTCCAAAGATAACATTCCGGAATCAGGTTCTTTCAAGGAAGAGAGCACCATTGTCTCGGACCTACCAGAAACCGAGAAAAAGGCACTGCAAGAACTCAAACAGCTCATTCAGGAGGCACTGCATAAACACGAGTTTTCTGAGCCTCAGAATAACCACCCTCCCAAAGATGAAAAGCCCGAAGATGCCACCGACAACAAGGAAGAACAGAAGCCCGTGGAGGAAGAGAAAGAACATGCTGTTcatgctgctgctgctgctgatgCTGCTGATGCTGCTGACGTAGCAGAAGCGACAGAAAAAGAAGCTGCGGAAGTGAAGGAAAGTGAAACTGAAACTAAGGTTGTTGAAGAGAAAGTGGCAGTTACCGATGCTGCTTGTGTTGAGGAGGATGGAGCGAAAACGGTGGAGGCTATCGAGGAGAGCGTTGTGGCTGTGTCTGTGTCTGAGGAGGAAGCGAAGGTGGAAGCTGATTCCGCTTCCCCCGAAGAGGTTTCGATTTGGGGAGTGCCGCTTCTTGCTGATGAAAGGAGCGATGTGATTCTGCTGAAGTTTCTGCGTGCGAGGGACTTCAAGGTGAAGGATGCGTTTGCGATGATAAAGGGGACGATTCGGTGGAGGAAGGAGTTCAAGATGGAGGAGTTGTTGGAGGAGGAGTTGGGGGATGATTTGGAGAAGGCGGTGTACATGCATGGGTTTGACAAGGAGGGTCACCCTGTGTGTTATAACATCTATGGGGAGTTTCAGAACAAGGAGTTGTACAAGAAGAGTTTCTCTGATGAGGAGAAGAGGCACAGGTTCCTCAGGTGGAGGATTCAGTTCCTGGAGAAGAGTATCAGGAAGCTTGATTTTGCCCCTGGTGGGATAAGCACCATTGTTCAAGTCAATGATCTCAAGAACTCTCCTGGACCTGCCAAGTGGGAGCTTAGACAGGCTACCAAACAGGCCCTGCAGTTGCTTCAGGATAACTATCCTGAGTTTGTAGCCAAACAGGTACTGCATGCATGCCCTCTTAAATTCGACCCATTGTTTGAATTTCAGTCACATTCTCTTTGCAATCTTCATAATGGCATTGCAGATAAATGTGGTGAGTGAGGTCTTGGCAAAAACACAAGGCccatttttacaatttttcaaAGAACAAAACTTGTACTTTTGGTACACTTCTCtgactaaattatatttttaaatggaATCTCTGATTACCCATTTCAAACTTCAATTCTGATTAGAAAATAAGGTGAAATTGTGACAAATGCTGCCAATGGAGCCATAGATATAGAGACAAAAACAGCCCTTTACATTGCATCTGAAATTGCATTTAAAACCTTGATTCATTCATACATTATTTGTTTCGCTTCAAATTTAACACTTATCTAGGGTGTTCAGTGTGTGTTATGTTTTCTTGATATTCTCCTTTGTTTTGTTGGTGCAGGTGTTTATCAATGTGCCATGGTGGTATTTGGCAGTGAACAGGATGATAAGCCCTTTTCTTACTCAGAGAACCAAAAGCAAGTTTGTCTTTGCCGGCCCTTCCAAATCAGCCGAGACTCTTTTGAGGTGAACACAAAATACACGATTTTTCTTGCTTCATGTCTTTTCAGTTTGGCTTGAGTTTTGTCCCAATTTGTAACATAATTTGTTATGTGGATATTTCAGATACATTGCTGCTGAGCAACTTCCGGTGAAGTATGGTGGACTAAGCAAAGATGGGGAGTTCGGAATTTCCGATGCTGTCACAGAAATTACAGTGAGGCCAGCAGCAAAACATACCGTGGAGTTTCCAGTTGCTGAGGTGGGTTAGGTCTTTCCTCTTTGTTTTTTTGTCGGAATTGATTGATCTCAACTGAGAGGGAATCCAATGAATGCAGCATTGGAATGCGGAATCTTACCTAGGATTCCTCAGTTCTCAAGATTTTAATATTATCCCTTTCGTTTGCCGCCTGTTTCATGCTACAGATTTAGGCAGATCCATTCCCCGATATCAGATGTCTCGGGCAATGCACCATAATTagtaaataaagaataataaataaaccTGGAAAGACCATACTCGAATTGGAAACATAAGTgttcttattttatttcagttcTAAATATAGCTACGAGTCAAAATCCTTTTCCACTACttaagtttttgttttctaCCATCTAGGCTAGAAAACAGCAACTGAGATGCGTGTTAGCTAGGTTAGTAATATTTGTCAGCAACTACAAATTTAGCCCGTTAGAACTCGAAAAAGACATGTTGAATCTTTAGAGCATCAAACAATGatttattaaactaaaaaaagacATATCTGATGATTTgtacatttaatttatttatggagttgagttGAATGGTTAAACTCAAccttataatattaaaattcagTTAGTTATAAGATCAAAGAATTAAtctaagaatgaaaatcttttgTAGATGTAGTTCAAACGGTAGAAAATTGTTATTTGCTGAGCATTTGCCTAAGTAATGCATTGAAATTTTGTGCAGAACTCCCTACTGTCTTGGGAAATCAGAGTAATAGGGTGGGACGTAAGCTATGGTGCAGAGTTTGTGCCATGTTCAGAGGGAAGCTATACTGTGATCATCCAGAAGGCTATAAAGGTTGCTTCATCAGAAGAACCGGTGCTTTGCAACAATTATAAAATTGGTGAACCTGGGAAGGTGGTTCTCACCATTGACAACCAAAGCTCTAAGAAGAAGAAACTCTTGTACCGCTTGAAGGTGAAGCCCTCCTCTTCTGACTGAGAATCTCATAATTGTTATGTACATCCACAAGGGGGAAGGAGATGAGCAGCACCTACATTGATTGCTGGCAATTATGTTCTTGCATTCGCTTCTACCACCCAAGATGTTCAAATATGGACTTTGCTGCTGCTAGAAGAAGAGGAGAGTTTTAATGTTAATCGTGACCATGTGtttcatttatatat harbors:
- the LOC137820289 gene encoding patellin-3-like, producing the protein MAEEASKTTTTQEEVVVADVAPPEPWDTSVVVSVEEEEEAKASSEKENIPETATEVSKDNIPESGSFKEESTIVSDLPETEKKALQELKQLIQEALHKHEFSEPQNNHPPKDEKPEDATDNKEEQKPVEEEKEHAVHAAAAADAADAADVAEATEKEAAEVKESETETKVVEEKVAVTDAACVEEDGAKTVEAIEESVVAVSVSEEEAKVEADSASPEEVSIWGVPLLADERSDVILLKFLRARDFKVKDAFAMIKGTIRWRKEFKMEELLEEELGDDLEKAVYMHGFDKEGHPVCYNIYGEFQNKELYKKSFSDEEKRHRFLRWRIQFLEKSIRKLDFAPGGISTIVQVNDLKNSPGPAKWELRQATKQALQLLQDNYPEFVAKQVFINVPWWYLAVNRMISPFLTQRTKSKFVFAGPSKSAETLLRYIAAEQLPVKYGGLSKDGEFGISDAVTEITVRPAAKHTVEFPVAENSLLSWEIRVIGWDVSYGAEFVPCSEGSYTVIIQKAIKVASSEEPVLCNNYKIGEPGKVVLTIDNQSSKKKKLLYRLKVKPSSSD